One region of Drosophila teissieri strain GT53w chromosome 2L, Prin_Dtei_1.1, whole genome shotgun sequence genomic DNA includes:
- the LOC122625876 gene encoding uncharacterized protein LOC122625876 translates to MMLFKSKQLIGMSQLLQKQVLGFLPPSSFRLESDYPVLQPRKDLKPMEKKDRSKVYDACWQTTRRTEYKCRSDPEFQMHAFIDSRKGCLEDPCASDMLAIDLTHYKPSDMGKRKYPRTWFECVVKRRKRKAHCVPIPPPMPRRKRKSTKAICPVDMCVLGKQELNLIKPCVKKSKTTCPRFKMPNCCVAARNPPKCRRPFRRCGQRPKTKYPSFSECKRDPFPDARPIECNCLLRPAICDMWRHYRRRFG, encoded by the coding sequence ATGATGCTCTTCAAAAGCAAACAGCTGATTGGCATGTCGCAATTGCTGCAGAAGCAAGTTTTGGGCTTCCTGCCTCCGTCGTCGTTTCGCCTGGAGAGTGACTATCCGGTCTTGCAGCCGCGCAAGGACCTGAAGCCGATGGAGAAGAAGGATAGGTCAAAGGTGTACGATGCCTGTTGGCAAACGACGCGAAGGACCGAGTACAAGTGCCGCTCGGATCCAGAGTTTCAGATGCACGCCTTCATCGATTCCCGCAAGGGTTGTTTAGAAGATCCCTGCGCCAGCGACATGTTGGCCATCGATCTCACCCACTACAAGCCCTCGGACATGGGCAAGCGGAAGTATCCCCGGACCTGGTTCGAGTGCGTGGTCAAGCGGCGGAAGCGCAAGGCCCACTGCGTCCCCATACCGCCGCCGATGCCGCGACGCAAGCGCAAGTCCACCAAGGCCATCTGCCCCGTGGATATGTGCGTCCTGGGCAAGCAGGAGCTCAATCTGATCAAGCCCTGCGTTAAGAAGTCGAAAACCACATGTCCGCGCTTCAAAATGCCCAACTGCTGTGTGGCCGCACGCAATCCGCCGAAGTGCCGTCGTCCCTTCAGACGATGTGGCCAGAGACCCAAGACCAAGTATCCCAGTTTCTCGGAGTGCAAACGTGATCCCTTCCCGGATGCTCGACCCATCGAGTGCAACTGCCTGCTCAGGCCGGCCATCTGCGACATGTGGCGCCACTACCGACGCCGGTTTGGATAA
- the LOC122626155 gene encoding COP9 signalosome complex subunit 1b — translation MNNGEDTVLHLPSYADRYTDIPRLIRLKFIAQVCPQLSVPALELALNHVKTTYNVKLYDELYKTLCAEVGRENPTQPKGKERRAIDGNEASTSSGRGRAVVPYDFYWVEDNTMEATLMLQELDAELNFKKSNSGSSYVRRILEEIGDHYEKSGNLQMAVKFYARARPYCTSSENVINMFRNLIRVSIYMDNWWHVLTYIDEAKQYAYGFENLALEVPGRLSCAAGLAHMGLKIYKSAAQYFLNTPFGRYDYDKIVAPEDVTLYAGLCALATFDRESLQLRAINSEAFKPFFQLSPKMWNILAKFCANEFDSCMSLLREIEDHVRLDVYLSPHVNVLYDMIMARMTKKRNREVMTESLKKPQLR, via the coding sequence ATGAATAATGGGGAGGATACTGTGCTGCATCTGCCAAGCTACGCCGATCGCTATACGGACATTCCCCGTCTCATCCGACTGAAGTTCATAGCGCAGGTCTGCCCGCAGCTAAGTGTTCCTGCCCTCGAGTTGGCCCTCAATCATGTGAAGACCACCTACAATGTCAAGTTGTACGACGAGCTCTACAAGACGCTCTGCGCTGAGGTGGGCAGGGAAAACCCCACCCAGCCCAAGGGAAAAGAACGTCGTGCCATCGATGGCAACGAGGCGAGTACGTCGAGCGGCAGGGGAAGAGCTGTGGTGCCCTATGATTTCTACTGGGTGGAGGACAACACCATGGAGGCGACGCTGATGCTTCAGGAACTAGACGCCGAACTGAACTTCAAGAAATCGAACTCGGGCAGCTCCTATGTGCGGCGCATTCTGGAGGAGATCGGGGATCATTACGAGAAGAGTGGAAACCTGCAGATGGCAGTCAAGTTCTATGCGCGAGCCAGGCCCTACTGTACCAGCAGCGAGAACGTGATCAACATGTTCCGGAACCTGATTAGGGTCTCCATTTACATGGACAATTGGTGGCACGTACTCACCTACATCGATGAGGCCAAGCAGTACGCCTATGGATTCGAAAATCTAGCCCTGGAGGTTCCAGGACGCCTAAGCTGTGCCGCCGGCTTGGCTCACATGGGCCTGAAGATATACAAATCCGCAGCCCAATATTTCCTGAACACTCCCTTTGGGCGGTACGATTACGATAAAATCGTGGCCCCCGAGGACGTTACTCTATATGCTGGTCTTTGTGCACTAGCCACTTTCGATCGGGAAAGTTTGCAGCTGCGCGCCATCAACTCAGAAGCATTCAAGCCATTCTTTCAGCTTTCGCCCAAAATGTGGAACATATTGGCCAAGTTCTGCGCCAACGAGTTCGATTCCTGCATGAGCCTGTTACGCGAAATCGAAGATCATGTCAGGCTGGATGTTTATCTGTCTCCCCATGTCAATGTGCTTTACGACATGATAATGGCCAGAATGACGAAGAAAAGAAACAGGGAAGTTATGACAGAGTCTTTGAAAAAACCTCAATTAAGATAA